The following DNA comes from Corynebacterium lizhenjunii.
GTACCCCTTGGCCTGGGCGCTAACGGTGGCGGCCAGATCATCCAAGGCGGCATCGGCAGCGCCGTCAATGGCGCCAAGCCCAAACTCAGTTCCGAGGTCCAGCAGCAGCTGGTTGCGGCGGGAGGATACGCCCTCTACCAGGGCCTCGATGGAGTCGGTAGCGCCCATTTGGTCCGGGCGGACCTTGGTCCACACGGCGACGAGCATACGGGTGGCATCTGCGGCGCTTAGCGCCAAGTCTGCCGGGGTGGACCCCGCTGCCGCCGCAGGGGCGGGAGTGTTGTCGGGCGCAGGGGCCGCAGCGGGAGCCGGATCTGCGGTGGGGGCCACCGGGGGCTCGGACGCAGCGGCGGGCTCAGGGGCGCTGGCTGAGTCGGGCGCGGTGCTGGCGGCATCGGCAAGTGGGGCGTCGGCAAGCGGGGCCTCCACGGCGTCCTCGGCAAAGACCCGGACACGGTCGCGCTCCACATTGAGCACCTCGATGGGGTGCCCGACGTACTGCGGCAGGCGCAGGGTCTGGCCCAGCATGTTAGCCAGCGTGGGCGATGCCCCCACGCCAACCTCTACAAAGCGCTCCACGCCCAGGCCGTCCGGCTGGTTGCTCAGGAGCAGATCCTGAGTCTCAATCCAGCGCACCGGGGAGGCGAACTGCCAGGCCAGCAGCTCGATAAGCAGAGTGCGGCCCACAGCCACGCGGTCGGTGGGGAAATCTGCCAGAATCTGCTCAATCACCGGCGAGTCCACCACCTGCGCAATGCTTTCTACAAACTCGCGGTCCACGCTAAACGGGCGGGCCACCAAGTTGGGCACATAGCGGCCTTCCAGCACATCAAGGTCAATCTCTGCCGGAATCAGCGCGTCCAGATGCTCGCGGAACGCCGGCACGCCATCAAGCAGGTGCGAAGAGTGGAAAGGCACGTCAATGCCCGGGATCTGGATAAACGCCCGCTGGCCCGGCGCGCGGGACTCCGCCTCTGCTGCCAGCGCGTTCAATCCCGCGCGGGTGCCCGCCACGGCGTATTGCACGCCGGCGATGTTGTAATTAACAATCTCCAAAAACTCTCCGGTACGCGCGGCCAGGTCTGCCACGAAGTCGAAGACCTCCGCTGCGCCCAAACCCATCTTGTTGGGGCGCAGGGCTGCCAAGCCGTAGTTGGAATTGCCTTCCGCATCCCGTTCGACCAGGCGGTGCATGGTCAAACCCCGGCGGTAGACAATCTCTAACACCGATTCCAGGGAGAGCACCTGCGCGTATGCCGCCAAGGCGTTGTATTCGCCCACGGAGTGTCCGGCAAAATACGCCCCGGACTGGCACACGCCGGCTTCTGCCAGCTCCGCTATCTGCGCGCAGCCCAAGGTAGCCATGGCTACCTGGGTGAACTGGGTCAGATACAGCGCGCCCTGGGGGTGGGCAAACTCCTCCCCGTCGACCACCACTGCGGGCGGGTTGGTGCGCACAATGTCTAAGATGCTAAAGCCCAGCGCGCTGCGGGTGTGGCGGTCTGCCCGCTCCCATACCGCGCGCGCCGCTGCGGAATGGGCAAAGGCCTCCATGCCCATGCCCGGGCTTTGGATGCCCTGGCCGGGGAAACCATAAAAGGTCCGCGGCGCGGACACCGTGGCGGTGGCCTCCAGCACGGGGGCGCCATCTACCGTGGCCGTTACGGTGCGCACCTCCCCCGCGTTGCCCGCGACACCGGTGCGCACCACATCAATGGTCAATTCCGCCCCGGGCAGCACGGGGGCCAGCATGGTCGCATCCCACGACTCCACCCGCGCCCCGTCAAAGGCTGCGGCCAACTGGGCCACGGCAGAGGTCCACATGCCGTGCACAATCACGCCATCGGGCAAACCGGCCAACGCCGCCGCAGCTGCAGAGACGTGAATGGGGTTGCGGTCCCCCGTGACAATGGCAAAAGGCTCCATGGACTGCGGGGCATTGAGCACCACCCGGTGCCGGTGGGAGGCCGGCTTTGCCAACACTTCGCGCTCCTGTGCGGCCGGCAGCGGGGCATCCCCGCGGCGGCCCCGAATGGCAAAGCGCTCCTCCAAGCTGGCCAAATCCTTACCATCGGCGGCAATATCTACCGCAATGGAAATCACCCGGCCCAGAGGCGTATCCGCCACCCCCTCTAGCCGCGCGGCGATCTCTAACTGCGCGGACTGCGGCAAGGGCGCGTGCACCACCACGTGGTGTTCCAAGTGAACCAGATTCAGCAGTCCCTCAACCGCCTGCGGCCCAGCGTCAACCTCTGCAGCGGCGATCAGCGCAAAGACCGCAGGCCAGGCGGTACCGGCCAGGACATCGGCGGCGGTAGAGGGGGCATCGGCAGGCACATAGCCTGCAGTGACATTGTCATAGGCAGCCAGCAGCTGCGGAGTCAGCTCCGCGCGCCACTGCGCCCGGCCCGCAGTAACCTCCGGCAGCACCCCACCGGCAGCAATGCGCGCCAACTCCCGCATGGCCTGCGCCGCAGCCTCCGTGCTAACCACCGGGGCCGCCCCCGGCACAGTGGGCGCGGCCATGGGAATGCTCAGCTGCCCCGCCCCATCCAATGGGACGTCAAGGACAAACCCCTCCCCCTCGGCACGCAGCTGCGCACCGGGCAGGCCCAGGCGCACCGGGTTCGGCTGTAGGTGGCCAGCCCAGCTCACGCTGGGTGCGCGTTCGATTGCCTCGCGGGCATCCACGCGCAGCTCCTCACCCTCCAGATGCGCGGCAGCCTCCGCCTCGAAGCGGCCCAGCAACTGCGCTACTGGCTCATCAGCGCGCTCAATGCCCGCCACCGCGATGGTGCCAGGAATGATGCTCACGGTATCGGCATCATAACGCTCATCGTGGGCCTGCCACAGGGAGTCCTGGCGCCACCAACGGCGCACCTCGACATCAATAACCGGCACAAAATTCGCCGGCTTGCCCGGGCCAGACAATAAGGTGATAAACCACGCGGCATCCGCCACATGCACCGCCACATCCAACCGCTGCGCGCCATAAACCCGCTCCAAGTCCGCAATCGCAGCCTGCGGGTCCTGCGTGTCCACAGCCACCTGCAGCTCTATTTGCCCGTGGTCGGCCGCGTGCAGGCGCGCCTCCGTGCGCTGGACCATCTGCTCAAAACGCTGGGCCCAGGAGGCATCCACCCAGCTGCCGCGATACGACAGCTCCACATAACGCGCCAGCCACTGGCGGTAACTCATAGACTCAACATCCCCAAAATAGGGCTTGGCCGTGGTGTTAATTGCCGCGATAATCTCCTCGCGGTGCTGGCTAATCGCCGCCGCGTCCCCCGCCAGCTGGTCCAGCAGGCGCCCGGCGCGAGACCAGGAGTTTTCCAGCTCATGAATATCCGCACCCAGCTGCGAGCGGGAGGAGACCACGTCCCAGTCATGCGCGCCGGGCTGGCCCGACGGTGCCCACCCGCCATTGTCCGTGCGTCCGGTGGCGGCCACCAGGGCTTGCTTCACACTTGCCGATGCCGTCGACTCCGCCGCCGCCATCGCTGCCGTACCCACCATGATGGCGTCGACTGGCATGTCCGGGCGCCCATGGGCCTGGGCCCACGTGCCCAGCAGGTAGTGCGCCCCGCGCTCCGGCGTGCCGATACCCCCACCTACCGCCAGCAGCACATTCTCCCGCTGGCGAATGCGCGCATAGGTCTCCAGCAAAAGCTCATCCAGATCCTCCCAGGAGTGGTGCCCACCGGCGTGGCCGCCTTCGACCTGCATGATGATGGGCACATCCACGGCATCTGCAATCTCGAGGACCTGCTCGATCTGGCGCACCGTGCCCGGCTTGAAAGCCACCCATGGGAAGTTATCTGCCTGCAGCTGACGGACCAGGGCAATAGCTTCTTCCCGGGGCGGAATACCCGCGGAGACAACCACGCCGTTAATGGGGGCGCCGTTGGCGCGTGCCTTGGGCACCGCGCGTGTTCCTTCGATGTGGCGGCGCCACTGGGAGGCCGACAGGTACATCGCGTTGAATTGCGCCTCCACGCCGGGTTCGAGCAGTTGGCCTAAGCGCTCCAGGTTGGCCTGCAGAATCTCCGGCGTGGTCTGTCCGCCGCCCGCCAGCTCCGCCCAGTGGCCGGCATTGGCAGCCGCCGCCACAATGGCAGGGTCTACCGTGGTGGGCGTCATCCCCGGCAACATCACCGGCGAATAGCCCGTGACCTGGGTAAACCGGGTAGACACCCCCAGGGTGCCATCGGGCTTGCGCAGCAGCCGTGGCCGCAGGTGCTCCCAGCTGCGGGGGGCCTGCGGGGCGCGCCCGGCATCAAAAAGCTCTGCCTGGCCTTGCGCACCGCACACCACTAGCGTGCCGATGCCCCGGCCCTCCACCTGCGCCCGCGTCAGCGCGTGCACCCCGCCGGAGGGACCACACTCCAAGATCCAGCGCACCCCGGCCTCTACCGCGGTGTGCACCTGGGCGGGCCAGTCCACAAAGTCCGTGAGGACGGCACGGGCAGCGGTAGCCACGAAGTCGGCATCCAGGCCCACCTGCTTCCCCCAGGCCTGCACCAGCTCTACGGCCTGGGCCTGCGCCGGGTGGTGATAGGCACACTGAATATCTAGCGGGCTAAACTCCAGGTCCGCCTCGCGGCCCTCCAGCTGGCGGCGCACCGCGGCGTTTTCCTGCGGGGTACCCACCAACACAAATTGGCGCTGTCCATTGCGCAGGCCCACCCGGCCGCCGGCGGCCTCCAGCTCCTCCCGGCTAGCACCGCGCACCGCCACCATGGGAGCCCCTGCAGCGGTGCGCACCAGGGCGTGCTCGCGGCTAACCCGGGTAATCGCTGCGCCAATAAGCTGCGCCACCGCCACCACCTGGGCCGGGTCCTGCCCGCGCACCAGCCCCGTGGCCAGCTGGCCCTGGGAATGGCCCAGGACCACGGCGGCATCATCAACGGGCAAGCCCTGGGCGCGCAAGGACTCCACCACCGCTAGCTGGGCTACCACAATGCCCGGGGTAGACACCGCAGAAGCAGAAAGGTCTATTCCCGCCGGCTGCTGGCGAGTCCACGCCACCGGGTCAAAGCCGTGCGGGAAGAAGGGGGCCAAGTCCTGTGCCAGCGGAGCCAGCAGCTGCGCTGCGCCGCCTACCGCGTTATTGACCGCCGCGGCCACCGCTGTTGCGGGCAGGTGTGCGGCCAGCGTGGGCAGCCACGCATAGCCTTGGCCGGAAAAGACCAGAGCAAAGGGGGCGCTGGCAAGCTGGTCGACCAAACGGGGGGCATCGGCGGTTGTAGACAGGTTCACGGTAGGCGCTGCTCCTCACTAGACAACAAATTTTTAGGAACTCGAAAGTCGCGTTAAACAGCATGCCACAAAATCATGAGGAAACCATCATCTTTTGCGCGGCGTGCCCACTACCAGGAGCTCCAGGGCTGGCCACTTATACTAAACAGACTATGCGCACCGCTTCTTCCCCCACCCTTCCCACCTCACTCCTTCACATCCTGACCACCATTATCTCCCTGCTCGGCATGGTGGCCGTACCCTCCCCCATCAGCTACGCCCACGCCCAACTTGCCACACTGGAAATCAAAGGCCGCGCACCCCACACCGGCTACTCGCGCGCCGAATTTGGGCAGCGCTGGTCCGACGATGTCGACGTCGAATTTGGCCACAACGGCTGCGATACCCGCAACGACATCCTCACCCGAGACCTGGACAACCGCACCTACAAGCCCCGCACCCGCAACTGCGTGGTGCTCACCGGCACCCTAAAAGACCCCTACACCGGCAAGACCATCGCCTTCCAACGCGGCAAGGACACCAGCGCGGCAGTCCAAATTGACCACGTGGTCCCGCTGGCCGATGCCTGGCAAAAAGGCGCCCAATCCTGGGACGCCCAGACCCGCCGCAATTTCGCCAACGACCCCCGCAACCTCCTGGCCGTCGATGGCCCAGCCAACATGCAAAAGAAGGCGAGCGATGCCGCCACCTGGCTGCCCCCGAACAAGGCTTACCGGTGCGACTACGCCCGCCGTATTATCGACGTCAAGGCCGCCTACTCCCTCTGGGTAACCCAGGCTGAGCACGACGCCCTGCTGCGTCAGCTAGGAACGTGTCGGTCCTGACTGAATCCGATTAGTAGCCAGGAGCGCATCGCGCATACCACCAAACAGGTCCAGCATTCCCTGCGGATTAGACGGCATATACATCACATTGGTGTGGGAGCGGTCCGCCACATCCACCATCGCATCCAGGTACTGGGAAATCAGCATGAGGATCTCCGGGTTTTCTTCCACCCCAGCCTCACGTAGTAGGGCAAATTGCTGGGCGATGCCCTCCACAATCTCCTTGCGCTGCTCCGCCACGCCGCGGCCCTGGAGCTTCTTCGCCTCCGCAGCACCCTCGGCTTCCTTGACCACGCGGATCTTCTCCGCTTCCGCCTGGGCAATCGCAGCCTCGCGCTCTCGCTGCGCGGCGTTGATGGAGTTCATAGACTCGCGCACACGTGCATCCGGACGAATGTCCGTGACCAGGGTATTAACAAAGTTCCAGCCGTACTCAGCCATGTTGTCCCGCAGGGACTCCGCCACATTCTGGGCGATGGTGTCCTTGGAAGAAAACGAGTCATCCAAGTTCATATTCGCCACCGAGGAACGCACATTATCCTGCACATAAGCCACAATCTGCTGCTCATGGTTGGACAGCATGTAATACGCCTCGCGCTCGCGGCCTTCGACCACCTGATACTGCACCGCGGTGGGAATCTGCACAAAGACATTGTCCTTAGTCTTGGTCTCCACCATCACATCCAGCTGGCGGACCTGCAAACTAATCTTGTCGCGGACGCGGTCAATATAGGGCATCTTAAAATTCAGGCCCGCGTGTGCCACCCGCTGGAACTTGCCCAGGCGCTCGATAATCGCCGCCTCCCGGGTGCGCACGATAATAAAGCCGTCCAGAATGGTCACCAGGACAATGAGCGCCACCACGACGCCCACGATTAACCCAATCATTTCTCTTCTCCTTCTTATAGCTGCGAACTACCAGCTTGTCACAGCGGGCTGCCTTTCACAGGTAACCCAAACCTAACACGGAATTCCGCACACGGGCTTAATGGTCATCCACCAACAGTTGCAGCTCCGTGAAAATCCCCGCCCCATCAACACCAATGCCGTTGTGCTGGTACTTATTGGTCACGTGCAGGCGCAAGTCCCGGTAGGTAGCCGCAGTGGCCATGGATTCTTCAAAGGGGACGTAAATATCGTCGAGGTAGACAGCGGCCGCGGCGGTGGCGGGGGCATCGGCAAGCACGGCGGCATCATACGGCGACGCCTGCCAGTGGTACTGCGCCAAATCCTGCGCGCCTTGAGCAAAGGGACGCAAGGCAGGATCCTCCTCGAACTGCCACGAATAGATGTGCTCGCCGGTCAGGTAAGTGCCGTCCTCTGCGAACTCCGGGAACTCCTCGCGCACCCGCTGCGCAGACCAATTGGTAGCCCCCGCGCCGCCCACGCCGCCATAAATCGACTCATGGATCGCGGCATACAGCGGGCCGTCCGCAAAACTCACCCGCTGGCCCACTCCCGCCAAAAAGTCCGTACGCAGGCGCTTTTCGCCGCCGTGCGGGTGGAACGGATCCTCCAACAAGTACGCCAGCGAATCAAAACCCGTACCCTGCCCCAGCTCAATGCCGATAGTACGGAAACGCCGGGAACTCAGGCGCTCGCCGGTGGGCAGCAACTCCTCAGAATTATCCAGGTGGTGGATGATTTCCTCCACCCGCGCCCGCGCCCACGGAATTTCAGCATAGAAACGATTCTGGCGGGCCAGCAGCTTGCGGTACGTGGCGCGGTAGAGCTCATCTACCGGCTTATCCAGCGTGGGCAGCCCACCCGTGAGGTAGGCGTGCTCCACCGACTCCGGGGCCAGCGACACATACGCCGTAATACAAAAACCGCCAAAGCTCTGCCCAAATAGGGTCCAACGCTTAATGCCCAGGTGCTCGCGCAGGGCCTCCGCGTCGCGGACAATGTTGTCCTGGCGCAACAGGCGCAGACGCTCCACACTCCGATCTTCCTCCGGGGAGGCACCATCAATGCGGTGGGAACGTCCCGTGCCACGCTGGTCCAACAAAATCCAGCGGTACTTCTTGGCCGCGGCCCCCAACACGCCGCCAAACTCCCCGTTCGTGCCATAGGGGCGCGGCGCTGGAAAACCCGGGCCGCCCTGCAGGTACACAATGACCGGGTAGTCCTGCCCTCCCGGCGGGATGATTTCGCGGGCGAACAACTCAAAAGTCCCGCCCTCAGGATTGTCGTAATCCCACGGGACGGTCAGGGTGTGCTCTTTGAATGTATGGCCGAAACGGCGGATTTCAGGTGTGGACATGCACCCATCCTATGCCGCACAAGCCGCATGCACAACGGCACCGAAATGACGTGGGCTAATCGTGGAATGATGGTTATGGGGTGGTAGTTTTTGGTGTTTAACCTGGGTGTTTGGGGTGTTTGGGGTGATTTAATGGTGCGCCCGGTGAGACTTGAACTCACACGTCCTTCGGACACTAGAACCTAAATCTAGCGCGTCTGCCAATTCCGCCACGGGCGCAAGCCGCATTGAAGCAGCACGAACTAGCATAGCAATACTGGCCCCGTGCGCCATAATGGCATGCCAGGTAAGCTGTAGCGCGTGAACAGCAACGGCAATCCGGCGCGACAAGAACCCCCCACGCGCCCACCGCGACAGAAAATCAAGGTCAAATGGTGGCACATTCTTCTCATTGCCGTCGTTGTGGTCGCCTTTTTGTCCCTGGCCTGGTGGCAATGGACGCGCTTCCGCTCCGGTTCCGGCACATTCCAGAACTTGGGGTACGCCTTCCAGTGGCCGTTGTTTGCCGCCTTTGTTGTCTACGCCTACCGCATGACTGTGCGCTATGAAAATGAGCGCATCAGCGCCGAAAACCAGGCTGCTTCCGCTGGTGAGAGCGACTTCCACTACGTCGCACCCGGCGAGGAGATCACCGAAATCTCTGCCGATTTCCTCCCCCCACGCCCGCAGATGGATGTTGAGCAGTTCAATGCCGCTAATGTCCAGCGCCGCCGACCCCGGCAGCCCTAGCTTGCCGATGCCTCCAGCCCCACCCCACACACCCCAAGGAGGTTGCCTCACTATGAATACCCCCACCCCCGCCACCCATCACCCACAGCGCCAGGCCCGTGTCTCCACCGCCTTGAACATTTTTTCCGTACTGGCGTGGGTGACGGGTGTCTTCCTCATCGCGCTCGTCATCCGCATGGTCTGCCAGTACCTGCTCAACATGGACATTCCGGCCTGGGCTACGTGGATTGCCATTGCCCACGGCTGGGTCTACATGGCCTACGTGGTCAGCGTGCTCAACCTGGGTATGAAGGCGCTGTGGCCGTTTAGCCGGATGATCCTCACCGCCCTTGCTGGCGTAGTGCCGTTCTTCTCCTTCGTGATGGAGGCCAAGCGCCGCCGCCAGGTCAAGGCAGAGTTCGGCCTCTAGGTCTGTTCCCCGTCCCACATGCGGTGTCCGGCTCCTGCCGCGACCCCCGTTGCCTAGCGCCCACGCCCAGACCGCCAAATCCCACCGGCCGTCCCCAGCTTGCCGATGCCCTCCTCTGCCGCCCGCACCCGGCCCGCTCCCCAACGCCTGGCGCCTATGCCCGGGCCGCTTCCACCGCCTGGCGCTTACGCGTGACCCGTCTCCGCGACCTGGCGCCGACTCCCTGGCCGCCATCCCGATCACCTGAAGTCTACGCGTAACCCGTTTCCACGACCCGGCGCCGACATCGCGACCGCCAACCTGATTGCGCGCCATAAGTGCGCTACCCCTGTTTGGGTGCCCCCATTACCATCGGTAAATCGTCCCAAAGTTTACCCTCATTGCACACTCGAGCGGACAATTTTCCGATAACCCTTGCGAACGCCACACGAAAGTGTTTATTCTCGGTGGCATGAACTTCGAGACACTACTTGCGGGCCAAGGCCCCGTCATCGACGCCCTAGCCGGATTCGCCGGCCACAGCGTCGAAGACCTCACCGCAGATGGGCTGTGTCCGTTTGTCGCACGCAAGTACGTCACGCTGTACAACACCTACTACGGACCCACCACCTACACTGGCCTGCAATACAAAGCCCTAACCGCCGCCCGCACCCAAGGACACTCCGCTGAAGCCTTAGACTTCATCGAGTCCAAAACCAAGCGAGTTAGTGACAAACTCGCCAAATGGAAACTACGCGTCAAACTGTGCAAAACGCCTGCCGCACAAATTGAGGCCGTTGCGCGCGAGCAGTTGAAGAAACTAGCTAAGCCACGTGAGGTTAAAGAAGGCGTAAAACTCACCCATCACGCTAATGGCCTGGCCACGCTCAAAGCCACAGGCAAGTCTGTCGACATTATGGACGTCCACGCCGTAGTAGACCCTCAAGACCAAGTAGAAAGCTTCCTGGCAGCCTTCAGGGGCGGGGGCGCTGGCAAACAACGCTACATCCCGATCATCCCTATCTACCTGGATCAGATTTGTGAGTTCGTCGACCGGATGCACAACCCCGGCCGGTACCCCACCGATGCCGATATCCGCGTCCGCGCCTCCAACGGCGCCATCCTCACCGGCAAAGACCTCCTGGAGCGGTTGTGCCTGGACTACGGGTTTATCGCAGCGCTATCGCGTGAGCACGGCCCGTTGGACTTGTACCGCTATTCGCGTACCGCTAACTCTAAGCAACGCTTATTGCTGCTCGCAGAAGGTGCGGAATGCTCCTGGATAGACTGTCACTTGCCGTTTGATAAGTGCCAGATCCACCACATCCAGCCCTGGAACCAGGGTGGCCAGACCAACATGTCGAATTTGACACCGTTGTGTCCGCATCATAACGGTGCTAATGAGGACCACCCACCAGATGGCATCCCGATAGCCCGGGGTCGGATGGTGCGCATGGGTACCGGGGTTGGGTGGCAAGCACCCGGTGGCGCCCCACCCATACAAACCCGGCCCACAGCAGCACCGCCATCAGCCACACCCACCAACTACCAACCCACCGACTCCCCACCGGAAACCCACCACCAGGCCACACCACCACCGCAAGCCCACCACCAGGCAACACCACCGGAAGCCCACCGCCAGGCGACACCGCCACCGGAAAGCTAACCGCTAGCCAGCTGACCAACCGGAAGATAAGCGACCTCTTGCCAGATGACAGGAATGCTGAAGGTAGGAAGCTGGCGGCATCGGAAAGCACACAGCCCCAACCGCGACCACAAAAGCGCGCGGAAGGGGCCAAACGTGCGGCTGCTGGTGAGCAAGGAACGCACCACAGGACGGAAGGGGCGGGGCGGTTATGCCTTGGCGAGGACCTTTGCTATGGCCGCTTCGGCTGGGCCGCGGCGGAACTTGGTCTTCCAGGCAGTGGCGAAGAACATCCCCCCAAGTACGGTGGCCCAGAAGGCCCAATTGGTGCTGGGCTCATCAATCGCGCCCGGGTCAACGGGGCCCTGGTGTTTTTCCCACCACTGGTTTTCGGCCTCGTAGAGCTCGTCGAAGCCCTTGGCCTCGGCCACCGCAGACTGATAATCCTCCCACGGCATGGGGCCTTCGCTGTAAGTCTCCTCGCCAGCGCTGTCCAGCCCGGGAGCCACACCACCAAGCAGCCACCCTGCTGTAATCACGTGGACAATATAGATACTCAGCGCCATCGACCCCAGGGCGCGCAGGGGGTAGAGCAGTTGGCTAGACCAGTCCGGGGTAGCAACCAGCAGACACACGCTAACCACGGCTGCAGACCACGCAATGGAACACACTACGTCCCCCACGCCACCCGAGTGCGGCATCAAGGAAACATAAGGCAAGTCCACCGTGTGGTCATAACGCCACGGATAAGTGCCTGCCACGAGGGCAAAGCCCACCACCGCCACTAGCGCTTGGCGGCGGTGGTTATCCAACAGAGTGCGATGGATGATGATACCCGCTGTGCCATAAGCCAACCATGCCAGCAGCGGGTAGGTGCCATCGAGGAGGTCACTGCCGTAGCCCAGGGTGTGCACCAGCAAAACTAGTGCCGGGCCGCCAAAGACCAGCGCACCTTCCAGGAGGAAGAGGTTGCGCAGCCGCCAGCCGGCGACTGGCCCCAGCAGCATCAGGATCCAGGCGATGGCCGTGAGGACCACCACCACGGGCATCTGGATTGCGCTAAGCACCACCCCGATGGCCATGATGATGACCCCGCGCAGCACCAACCGATACCGAGCGAGGCGCAGGTCTTCTGCACGCGACATCATCAGTGCCACCGAGACCCCCGCCAGGGTGGCAAATAGCGCCGAGGCGTAACCGGAGAATATCTGCGAACCCGGGAAATCGTAGCGTCCTAGGTGGACGTAGACCATGCCAATAATGGCTAGACCCCGGG
Coding sequences within:
- a CDS encoding type I polyketide synthase — protein: MNLSTTADAPRLVDQLASAPFALVFSGQGYAWLPTLAAHLPATAVAAAVNNAVGGAAQLLAPLAQDLAPFFPHGFDPVAWTRQQPAGIDLSASAVSTPGIVVAQLAVVESLRAQGLPVDDAAVVLGHSQGQLATGLVRGQDPAQVVAVAQLIGAAITRVSREHALVRTAAGAPMVAVRGASREELEAAGGRVGLRNGQRQFVLVGTPQENAAVRRQLEGREADLEFSPLDIQCAYHHPAQAQAVELVQAWGKQVGLDADFVATAARAVLTDFVDWPAQVHTAVEAGVRWILECGPSGGVHALTRAQVEGRGIGTLVVCGAQGQAELFDAGRAPQAPRSWEHLRPRLLRKPDGTLGVSTRFTQVTGYSPVMLPGMTPTTVDPAIVAAAANAGHWAELAGGGQTTPEILQANLERLGQLLEPGVEAQFNAMYLSASQWRRHIEGTRAVPKARANGAPINGVVVSAGIPPREEAIALVRQLQADNFPWVAFKPGTVRQIEQVLEIADAVDVPIIMQVEGGHAGGHHSWEDLDELLLETYARIRQRENVLLAVGGGIGTPERGAHYLLGTWAQAHGRPDMPVDAIMVGTAAMAAAESTASASVKQALVAATGRTDNGGWAPSGQPGAHDWDVVSSRSQLGADIHELENSWSRAGRLLDQLAGDAAAISQHREEIIAAINTTAKPYFGDVESMSYRQWLARYVELSYRGSWVDASWAQRFEQMVQRTEARLHAADHGQIELQVAVDTQDPQAAIADLERVYGAQRLDVAVHVADAAWFITLLSGPGKPANFVPVIDVEVRRWWRQDSLWQAHDERYDADTVSIIPGTIAVAGIERADEPVAQLLGRFEAEAAAHLEGEELRVDAREAIERAPSVSWAGHLQPNPVRLGLPGAQLRAEGEGFVLDVPLDGAGQLSIPMAAPTVPGAAPVVSTEAAAQAMRELARIAAGGVLPEVTAGRAQWRAELTPQLLAAYDNVTAGYVPADAPSTAADVLAGTAWPAVFALIAAAEVDAGPQAVEGLLNLVHLEHHVVVHAPLPQSAQLEIAARLEGVADTPLGRVISIAVDIAADGKDLASLEERFAIRGRRGDAPLPAAQEREVLAKPASHRHRVVLNAPQSMEPFAIVTGDRNPIHVSAAAAALAGLPDGVIVHGMWTSAVAQLAAAFDGARVESWDATMLAPVLPGAELTIDVVRTGVAGNAGEVRTVTATVDGAPVLEATATVSAPRTFYGFPGQGIQSPGMGMEAFAHSAAARAVWERADRHTRSALGFSILDIVRTNPPAVVVDGEEFAHPQGALYLTQFTQVAMATLGCAQIAELAEAGVCQSGAYFAGHSVGEYNALAAYAQVLSLESVLEIVYRRGLTMHRLVERDAEGNSNYGLAALRPNKMGLGAAEVFDFVADLAARTGEFLEIVNYNIAGVQYAVAGTRAGLNALAAEAESRAPGQRAFIQIPGIDVPFHSSHLLDGVPAFREHLDALIPAEIDLDVLEGRYVPNLVARPFSVDREFVESIAQVVDSPVIEQILADFPTDRVAVGRTLLIELLAWQFASPVRWIETQDLLLSNQPDGLGVERFVEVGVGASPTLANMLGQTLRLPQYVGHPIEVLNVERDRVRVFAEDAVEAPLADAPLADAASTAPDSASAPEPAAASEPPVAPTADPAPAAAPAPDNTPAPAAAAGSTPADLALSAADATRMLVAVWTKVRPDQMGATDSIEALVEGVSSRRNQLLLDLGTEFGLGAIDGAADAALDDLAATVSAQAKGYRAFGPVLSEQVAQTLHRLTGPAGKKPAYVAQRITETWGLGPGWVDRVTAELVLGTREGASLRGGDLATLATGASSATELDELIDAAVTAAGQRAGVDIARPAQAAAAAVVDSAALGEFAGQLTGALATTARTLLRELGVDTPQAADDAVTDTALAELVSRELGADWAQQVAPVFDARRAVLLDDRWASAREDVVRVATGALESTDVLGAGEAVAQLAEFYGLDDLARDARTPRENLTRHGQVAVVTGGSPRSIAFEVIGELLAEGATVIATTSRLDHARLEAYKELYRTRAAGAGALWVVPANLSSFADVEALVSWIGTQDTATVGGKSVLLKPALVPDLLFPFAAPRVAGTLADAGAGAELQMRLLLWSVEKLIAGLSALGADTHVGHRLHVVLPGSPNRGRFGGDGAYGESKAALDALVTRWNAEPVWAQRTSLAHAHIGWVRGTGLMGGNDPMVELVEAKGVQTFFTQEMATYLVDQAAGEDTRAAAASEPVILDFTGGLGQAELNLPELARQAAETSQAAHSAESAQSAESADAPKTAALPSPRQPLAWTTPDFSGVTQSLEDMVVIVGAGELGPLGSSRTRYEVELGGDLSAAGVVELAWTTGLIEWDGATRTWRTVADQEPLAEEDIYERFHDQVLAGLGVRRYHDDFGPHMPMVDNLAPELTTIYLERDLTFAVQDEATAQSFVDSVEGTTATFDGQEWQVTRPAGSPVRVPRRVAMSRFVGGQIPQGFDPAVYGIPADMIDNLDRVALWNIVCTVDAFLSAGFSPAELLAHVHPARVSSTQGTGMGGMASLRSLYVDKLLAQARPNDILQEALPNVVAAHVMQSYVGGYGQMVHPVAACATAAVSVEEAMDKLRLHKADFVVAGGIDDLSIEGITGFGDMAATADSAEMEAKGIEHKYFSRANDRRRGGFIESEGGGTLLLARGSLAVELGLPVLGVVGFAESFADGAHTSIPAPGLGALSAARGGVHSQLAASLARLGVSPDEVAIVSKHDTSTNANDPNESDLHERIAAALGRSAGNPLFVISQKTLTGHAKGGAAAFQLVGLTQVLREGIIPPNRSLDCVDPVLRQHPHLTWLRQPLDLRDGDHAPKAGLVTSLGFGHVSALVAVVHPGAFLAAVSAQLSDAAASSWLQRSQAREAAGLRRIDAAMHGGAALYERPVDRNLGATGSAAKEVEAAVLLSDSARLRDGRLQAD
- a CDS encoding HNH endonuclease family protein — translated: MRTASSPTLPTSLLHILTTIISLLGMVAVPSPISYAHAQLATLEIKGRAPHTGYSRAEFGQRWSDDVDVEFGHNGCDTRNDILTRDLDNRTYKPRTRNCVVLTGTLKDPYTGKTIAFQRGKDTSAAVQIDHVVPLADAWQKGAQSWDAQTRRNFANDPRNLLAVDGPANMQKKASDAATWLPPNKAYRCDYARRIIDVKAAYSLWVTQAEHDALLRQLGTCRS
- a CDS encoding SPFH domain-containing protein — protein: MIGLIVGVVVALIVLVTILDGFIIVRTREAAIIERLGKFQRVAHAGLNFKMPYIDRVRDKISLQVRQLDVMVETKTKDNVFVQIPTAVQYQVVEGREREAYYMLSNHEQQIVAYVQDNVRSSVANMNLDDSFSSKDTIAQNVAESLRDNMAEYGWNFVNTLVTDIRPDARVRESMNSINAAQREREAAIAQAEAEKIRVVKEAEGAAEAKKLQGRGVAEQRKEIVEGIAQQFALLREAGVEENPEILMLISQYLDAMVDVADRSHTNVMYMPSNPQGMLDLFGGMRDALLATNRIQSGPTRS